The Lycium ferocissimum isolate CSIRO_LF1 unplaced genomic scaffold, AGI_CSIRO_Lferr_CH_V1 ctg21851, whole genome shotgun sequence genomic sequence cctATACACTTGTCTACTTATGATTTGTACAGTTGTGTAACAGAAAATATTCCTTCACATGACTAGCACGTGAAGGAAGGTTCCTAGCAAGTTCCTATTTTATCCAGCTGGACTGGAATGCACGGCTGGGATTTAATTTGTGAAAGAGAGATCTGTGGCTGTGATTGCTCCATGTGTTTGGCATCCAATGCCTTGGTCAACATAGAACACATCAAGTGGGAAACATTTTACTTTTGTCTGAAACTCTTTCTCtttccctttctctttctttgccgttcttcttcttcttcttcttcttcttcgtttgATTATTTCGATCTGTAACCATGGATTCATCATTCAAACTCGAGATGGTTGGATCTTTATTAGAAACAAGAGTCATACCTCTGAGAAATCAACGATTATGTATACATCTTCGATTTGGGTTGAACAAGAGGAAATTGTAATGGCACCTTCACCAAGACCATCTTAGATcagaagaaagcaaaaaaacaTCAAATCGAGAgatggaaaggaaagaaatggaggaaaaacaTGTCTTTGGGAACATCGAATTGATTTTTAATAAACTCAAAGCATGGAAGGCATCATCTACCCAACACAACAAAGTACCGATCGAGTATCGAAAGATCAACACCGAAATGCAAGAGATGGgggaccttacatacctctcgAGTAATCAACGAATAAATCTCCGAATCCTCAATTTAGGAAGGAAAAGTGTGAATCCGCCTAGATCTTTACCATCAACTTCTCAGATTTGaagaacaaaggaaatcaattcAACGAACGAAGGATAAGGAAAGAGGAAAAAACAACAATACCTTCGATCAGTGAAGACAGAGGACAAATGCTACATTGATCTTAGTCGGCAAAGCTCCATAGATGAAGAAAGGAGATCGTCAATTTCATTGTTGTGCTTTCCTATTTTGCTTTTGTTTCTAgtctttttgtttcctttttgttttagaTTAGTTATTTGTTAGACTATTTAATTATGagatattaataaaatagtCAGTGGGGACCCCCCTgacccctttaaaaaaaaaaaaaaaaaatctaagttGAAGTGACAATAGTTATATGCtcaaaatttgggaaaaaacaTACCTAAAGATCGtaaaattagaaaagaatacacaaatcaacaacaaaaaactaaaaataaaaaatctcacAATCACCATAATTTTCAATGTATTAACATGTAAGAGGACTGCATGGAGACATGTAAATTTCTCCATTCTCAGTTAACCCAAAATAAAACAGGAATGAGCAAGAAAGGACATCTTTTCAGGTGCCAGCATATGTATTAGCACAAGTCGTGGGTGCAACTCTAGAAATTGGCACTATAAGTTAATGTTCAAGGAAGAGCAACTTCAATTTCTAGGAACAATCTCAACAGGGTAAGACTTGCAGTATCTTGGATTAGAATTCTTGATCACTTTATACCTCGTGTTTGTTGTTTGCAGGAGCGGATCTATGTATATCccagggtgttcatccgaaccccctcagtcgaaaaattacactgtttatataaggccaaatttttattttatgtgtatatatttaatattgaACCCCCTCAACACAAACGAAAGGCGCAGCTCAGTGGCGCAGGGGGTTCAGAGTTGCACGATGCACGCGGGTTCGAATCTCCGCAGCCCCACTTGCAATCATTTTATTTCAGCTGTTTCATTAAACAAAACGATACAGTTTAATCACGATATATTTACTTGAAATAAATGGACAAAACGACGTAGTTTTGTAGGGGACAAGTCTAATTGGATTCAAATCCCTAAATAAGTCAAATACTAAACAAACCAAaggttttctttctcttctcatCCGTCACTGTGCAGTgtccacactttttttttttttttttttttgctcagtTTTGTTTGCTGATTTAGCCATTGCTGGCTGTCGACATCGTCCTCTCCTTAACGTCGGTCGTCTCTCTGGTCTCCGTTCATGGCTTCTTCGGTAAGTTCTTAGTTCCCtcctttctccattttttttaaatcttttctaAAATTCTATATATTTGCTTTATTGCTTACCCTCTTCATAGTTCATACCCCACTTGTGAGAATAAaatactgggtatgttattgttgttgttgttgttgtaattttgtatatttgcTATAAAGTTTAGCTCGATTGCTTCAAATTTGCCCGGAGTGACTGAGAATTGATCAGTTGCAAAATTTTCTCTCTTGCTTTTTAGATTATACCCATGAAGTATTTTTTGTATTTGGAGATATGATAGTTGAAAATGTCATTCTACTAATCAGTTAATCATTTTGGGAAATATTATAATGACTCAGTTTAGTTTCATGTATAATTAATTAGTGTACTGTGTAGAAATTTTGGTACCTAACTTTGAGGAGCCATATGTTAGCTCTTTAAGATCACGAAGGAGACTTGGTGACAATAAAGTCTCTCATCATTATCGTGTTGAGGTATTTTGCAATATTATTGATTGGCAACTTCAAGAACTTAAAGATCGTTTTGGCGAAGCGACGACTGATTTGCTTCATGGAATTTCTTGTTTGAATCCAATTGACTTGTTTTCAAGTTTTGATATcaggaaaataatgaaaatggctAAATTATATCCGATGACTTTAATGAATTCAATATGGGTTCTCTTGAGAATCAACTTGCAAGTTACATTATTGATGTTCGTGATGTTGATGAAAGGTTCTCCAATCTAAAAGGGCTTTGTGATCTTTCGAAAAAATTAGTTGACAAAGAAGCATTCAAATTATCCTCTTGTATTCCGCTTAGTGAAACTTGCTTTGCTTTCGCCGGTTGCCACTACATCCGTTGAAAGAGCTTTTTAAAAGAATGAAGTTTATCAAGAGTGACTTGCGGAGTCAAATGAGTGATGATTTTTTTAGCGGTTGTTTGGTGCCTTATCTAGAAAAAGATGTATTTGATAATGTTTCTAATGATGCTATTATTAAGACATTTCAAGATATGAAACCTCGTAGAGTACAATTGTAAAACTCCATGGTTCTTGCTTGTGTAGTCTAACTTAgtttctttgtttttgcttcAAAAGGTCCCAAGCTTTTACTTTTGTAATATGGCATCTTCAAGTTGCCTTTGTTAATGGAAACTTCCTTTGTTAATGGAAACTTCTTACTTTATTAGCTTTTGCTTAGTTTATTACCTATATTGTGGCATTTTATTGTgatatttttcttcatcatgAGCGGAGGTGCCTTTTGACTTCGAGGTTTATGTACGCCTCGGCTGTGCCTTTGACAACACTATTCTAGCTTCGAGCATGATTTTTAGTATTGTCTGTGCAAGAGTGATGCTTGATTTATTATATAGGAATTAGTTCCTATGTGTAGTTAACTTTGATTTCTAACAATTTGCTACGTTGATGACATTGTCTCGATATAGAAGCTCTTCCGAACCATTTACGGAGGAAGTATGCCTTACTGCGTGATTTAGATAAAAGTTTGCAAGGTATTACTTATAttccaaattttatatattattggaCGATTAAAGTTCTCTCATGCAAGTTAGTTGCTTTTTGACTTTCCATTGTTATGTGCTTCGTTAAGTATACTTTATGTATTTAAGTTATTCCTGATCCGACCCGCTCATTTGCCAACACAAGCgtgcttattttattttttgaacccCCTGAATGGAAATCCTGGTTCCGTCACTGGTTGTTTGTAGGCATTGCAATGGATACTCAGGCTGTTAGTAATCACTGTTGTTTAGTTTCTTCATTATTACTTCAATTGTTAAGGTCCTAGGACTTTAGAATTTTCACTTACTCTATCCTTCTCTCTGCTTTGCAGATGCAGGTTGGAGAACTCATTGGACTTGTCATTGGAGCTGTAGTCACAATTAACTCTATTCTTGCCTGGTATGCTAAATAGATATCTTCAGTTTTTCCACTTCCTTTGGACTCATTTCAGAATACATTTCTAAAGCCAtcacatttgaaaatcaaatgcTCTTGAAAGTGTTTGATTTCTAAAAACATTTTGCCTAAGGAAATTGACATAATGTCTTGCTGCGCTTAAAAGGTACATGTTTTCATAAAATAGCTTTGGGAAATAAACACGAAAAACTCAAAGTGGAGGTATACTTCCGACTATCATCAGTAGTAAGAA encodes the following:
- the LOC132043180 gene encoding aquaporin NIP1-2-like, whose protein sequence is MGSLENQLASYIIDVRDVDERFSNLKGLCDLSKKLVDKEAFKLSSCIAMDTQAMQVGELIGLVIGAVVTINSILAWPISEASMNPARSLGSAILSNCYNKQWIYMLSPIAGAIASIWFYNNMKSVKPYDEVTKFVPFLRG